GAAAAGTTAAACAAAGAAATTGATGCAATAGGTATTGTAGACGAGCTTGAAAGCGATGACAATATAGATTATTTATTAGAAAAGATAAGCAATAATGAAAGATATACTAAAAAGAATCATCCTATGAATGATGTAAACAGAGAAAATGAAATAAATAAACTTGTTAGAAGTTCAATAGAGGATATTAATGAAAATCTATATGCTGATTTAAATGCTATAAGTGAACTATATAATATCGAAAGCAGAATGGTAGGAATTCAAAAAGAAATAGACTTAAAGAAAGACTTAATTGAATTACAAAATGAAGTAAAGGTTTTACAAGAAGCTAAAGCAAAACTAGAAATACTAGATAAGTACAAACCTATTATGGTTACTAGAGATAAGCACAAGGATAATGAATTATTTAAAAACTCCTATGAGAAAAAATATGAAAAAGAAATAAAAGAATACAATAAAGTTGAAAGTGAATTGAAATCACTAGGAATAAGTAATTGGGATGACTATAACAAAAAACAAAGTAATCATGATGCTAAGGAACAAGAGCTTCTAAAAACTAAAAAAATATCAGATAAATCAGGATTGGATAATGTAAGAGTTATAGACAAAATTACAAAATACAAAAGCAGAAGAGACGATATCATAAAGAACAACAGCAACTTGTTATATATTGATATAGACGCTTATTTTGAGCATAAAGTTAAGAAAGAAGAAGGAACTAAAGTAGTACGTGAAAGTAAAAGTGCTCGAAGAAGAAGAGAAGATTTTGATAAGATTTTAAAAGAAGTAAAAAATGTAGATGAAAAAGTAAAACCTAAGGAAGAAACAAAGGAACAAGCAAAAGAAGAACCTAAGGAAGAAATAAAACCTAAGGAAGAAATAAAACCAGTTGTAGAAGAAGCACCAAAGAAAATTGAAAATGATATAAAGAAAAATGAAGAATCTAATAAGACACTAAAAGCAGCAGAAGATGTAGGTAAAGTAAAGCAGCAGAAAAAAGAAGTTAAGGAAGGTAAGGCAAAACCTGCACAAGCTAAGAGTCAGGTTAGTAATGCAAAGGTTAAAAAGCAAAGACCAAAAAGAACCTTTGATCAACTAAAAAAAGAACTATTATGTACTCTTAAAGCTAAAGATGAATTGAAAATTATTTCTGAGTACACTAAGTATGATGAAGTGAGGAACTTCTGTGAAGGAAAATTAAAGCAAATAGAAACATCTATAAGAGAAGTAGAAAAAGAAATCAGTACTATGGGTGTTTACGGTAAAAGTAATGTTGATGACAAAATAAATTATATGAAAGAAAAATTTGTTTTTATGTCTCAAGTATACAATTCATCAGATAGAGAAAAATACTTAAAACAATATAATTCATTGAAAGAAAATCAAGTAAGAGAAGCTGTTAAAGAAGCAATAAGAGAAATGGATTTAGATACAGCTAATGAATTTAAAAACATAAATGAGCTATATACTATCGAAAGCAAATTAGCAGAAACTCAAAAGGGAATAGATTTAAAGCAAGAAATAATTAGCATAGAGGCTGAAGGAAAGTTATTAGAAGAAGTTAAAAAGAAGATAGATATAGTAGGAAAATACAGTTACTTTGCTGCTTTTGCTAGTGATGCATTTTACGGTAATGCATATGCAAAATCTTTCGAATCACAAATTGAAGTATATAAGAAAACACAAAAAGAATTACAGGAATTAAAAATAACTAATAAAAAACAATTTAAAGAAGCTAAAAAAGCATATGACATTAAAAGAAAGAAATTATCAACAGATAAAAATGCAGAACAAGTTATGAACCTAAATGTAAATAAAGAAATAGAAAAAATAGAGGGTTACAGAAGTAAACAAAATGATATTATTAAAAAACTTCAAACTGTATAAGATATAAATTTAACTCTCAATACTAATAAAACCTTCCAAACTAATAATTTTAGTTTGGAAGGTTTTACACTAAGTTTGGTAAATATTTTTGAATTTTGTATATCAAAAAACGAGCATGTGAAGAAAAGTCTGTAAATAAAAATAATAAGGCTTTCTATGGTAAAATAAAATCATAGGAGGCCTTTTATTATGGCAAGAAAAAAAGATATTTATAAGGTAAAACCAATGAATGAAGGAAAAAGAAATATTATATCAGCTCTTATAGACGAGTATGATATTCAGTCAGCTGAGGATATTCAGGAAGCTTTAAAAGATCTATTAGGTGGAACTATTCAATCTATGCTTGAAGGTGAAATGGACGAGCATTTAGGCTATGAACCATATGAACGAGCCGAAACTACAAACTCAAGAAATGGGAAAAAACAAAAAAGAATTCGAAGCAAATATGGTGAGATGAATATAGATGTACCACAGGATAGAGAAAGTTCTTTTGAACCTAAAATAGTACAAAAACACCAGAAAGATATTTCTGGTATAGAAGAAAAAATTATTTCTATGTATGCTAAAGGATTAAGTACCAGACAAATTTCAGAACAAATTGAAGATATATATGGGTTTGAAGTTAGTGAAGGAATGGTTTCAAATATAACCAATAAACTTCTTCCTGAAATAGAAGCATGGCAACATAGACCTTTATCTACAGTATATCCAATTGTTTTCATTGATGCAGTTCATTTTTCCGTAAGGGAAAATAACGTTATACGTAAGCTTGCAGCTTACATTATTCTTGGTATAAATAATGAAGGCAGAAAAGAAGTACTTTCTATAAATATTGGAGAAAATGAAAGCAGTAAATATTGGCTTAGTGCTCTCAATGAATTAAAAAATAGAGGTGTTCAAGATATCCTTATCCTTTGTGCAGATGGTCTTACAGGGATAAAGGAATCTATATCAGTAGCTTTTCCAAATACTGAATATCAACGTTGTATAGTTCATCAAGTAAGAAATACATTAAAGTATGTTTCTGATAAAGATAAAAAAGAATTTGCAAAAGATTTAAAAACTATATATCATGCACCTTCTGAGGAAATTGCATATAAGCAATTAGAAGAAATCACTGGAAAATGGGAAAAACATTATCCTAACTCAATGAAAAGCTGGAAATCAAATTGGGATGCTATTAGCCCTATTTTTAAGTTCTCTGCTGATGTAAGAAAAGTTATTTATACTACAAATGCAATCGAAAGTCTCAACAGCACATATCGTAGATTAAATAGACAAAGAACTGTATTTCCAAGCGATACATCACTTTTAAAAGCTTTATACCTTGCTACTTTTGAAGCTACAAAAAAATGGCGTTTGCCACTAAGAAATTGGGGTAAAGTGTACGGTGAATTATCCATTATGTATGAAGGACGACTTACTGAATAAAAAGCTTAATATGCCAAAAACGCCTGTTTTTAAAGGCGTTCTTGACATACATATTTTTAGAATGTATATTTAAAACAAGATAGAAAGTCACTTTTGACAATCTTGTCTTTTAAAACTTACCATAGAAAGTTATTTTACAGAAAGAATTTTACACTCTCCAAAAAACGCTCCCTTAAGTATCATGGAGCGTTTTTTGGATATATAGAATTTTAATAAATAATATTATTCGAAATTAAATTCTAATGGTTCACCTGAATCAGCATTGTCATCATCATCAAAATCAATAATAACGCTTCTTGCTTTTTCTCTAGCTTGTTTTCTTTTTGATTTGTCATCTAAAGCTAATTTTATTAATTTGATTGATTCAGTAGGAGTTTCACATCCTCCAAGAACAATTACATTAAATGAATTGTTGTAAGTTACATATGTACTTCTATAAACTTCAAAGCACTTGCTGATTTCATTTGCATCATAACCGTCCATTTTTACGTTTATACCTAAGTAATCACAATCATATACGTCAGGTTGTGAGAATACACTGTTCTTTATAGCGAAATCTATAGCTGTTTTCGCATCCTTTAAACCATCGTAAAGTTTTAAAACAACACCGGCACCAGCGGCTGTATTTATTCTGAAGGAGTCTTTTTTATCGATATTTCCATCTGCATGTACTCCCATTAAGTTATATGCTAAATCTAAACTTTCAACTACTTCATTATTTATTTCATTATAAGTGTTTCTTTTATTATTATCTACAAATTTTATGTCATTAATTAAATTCATAACGCTGTTTATGTCGTTCCAACATTCTAATGTATTCTTGAATGCTAACTGATCTTCTGATAAACTTGGTAAAATTCCTACTACATTAAATTTAGCAGTAGGTATAGCAGAAGCAGCGATTTGAATAAAAGTTTTTATTGCTCCAGAGCCTGTTCCACCAGCAAAACTTGCAAATATAACCATAACTTCTGTTTGAGGATATTTCTTTAACAAAGTTCCTATTGCATTT
The Clostridium felsineum DSM 794 DNA segment above includes these coding regions:
- a CDS encoding IS256 family transposase, producing the protein MNEGKRNIISALIDEYDIQSAEDIQEALKDLLGGTIQSMLEGEMDEHLGYEPYERAETTNSRNGKKQKRIRSKYGEMNIDVPQDRESSFEPKIVQKHQKDISGIEEKIISMYAKGLSTRQISEQIEDIYGFEVSEGMVSNITNKLLPEIEAWQHRPLSTVYPIVFIDAVHFSVRENNVIRKLAAYIILGINNEGRKEVLSINIGENESSKYWLSALNELKNRGVQDILILCADGLTGIKESISVAFPNTEYQRCIVHQVRNTLKYVSDKDKKEFAKDLKTIYHAPSEEIAYKQLEEITGKWEKHYPNSMKSWKSNWDAISPIFKFSADVRKVIYTTNAIESLNSTYRRLNRQRTVFPSDTSLLKALYLATFEATKKWRLPLRNWGKVYGELSIMYEGRLTE
- a CDS encoding cell division protein FtsZ; the encoded protein is MEKSKMLLVGLGQGAGNIVDGLLSKNSSYNGLFFNSSALDIKPLKNAEIDKNVYLYPGTDGSGRDRRKSREMIKDNANAIGTLLKKYPQTEVMVIFASFAGGTGSGAIKTFIQIAASAIPTAKFNVVGILPSLSEDQLAFKNTLECWNDINSVMNLINDIKFVDNNKRNTYNEINNEVVESLDLAYNLMGVHADGNIDKKDSFRINTAAGAGVVLKLYDGLKDAKTAIDFAIKNSVFSQPDVYDCDYLGINVKMDGYDANEISKCFEVYRSTYVTYNNSFNVIVLGGCETPTESIKLIKLALDDKSKRKQAREKARSVIIDFDDDDNADSGEPLEFNFE